Proteins encoded in a region of the Planococcus citri chromosome 1, ihPlaCitr1.1, whole genome shotgun sequence genome:
- the LOC135831737 gene encoding probable cytochrome P450 6a13, which yields MIFLVALLLLVAYVYYYLTRNFNYWNKRQIVGPKPIPFFGNIQDVAFFRLTQAECLQKIYQNYKGEKYVGMFQLSTPTLLLLEPEIIKQILVKDFQHFTDRGHHYDGEREPLTANLVNLEGTKWRILRHKLTPTFSSGKIKNMMHLLHDCGKQLLQYLQDNMKNSNEMEIEMREFTAKFTTDVIGSCAFGLHFNSMSKESSDFRRMGREVLQPSKISALSKLVRVFFPALFKILNLRTFPKEVNDFFLSMVSETLKHRRTHNIHREDFLQMLADLRETKDHTNPESDQDFEVDLSDNLIAAQAFVFFLAGFETSSTTLSFCLHELAVNKEIQQNVYEEIKTTVEKNGTTLTYESLKDLVLLEQCLYETMRKYPPVQALARICTKSYQIPETSVTIDEGTAVLIPVYALHHDEKYYENPETFDPQRFSKENMNQRQFGIYLPFGDGPRICIGKRFALLEMKLALATFLYKYEINVCSKTRHPLPLDPRAFILAPRDGIWLKIHPRTNSCQL from the exons atgatttttttggtggcaCTTCTGCTATTGGTTGCTTACGTGTATTATTATTTGACTCGCAATTTCAATTACTGGAATAAAAGACAGATTGTGGGCCCTAAACCAattcctttttttggaaatattcaaGATGTAGCATTTTTTCGTTTAACGCAAGCAGAATGCCTTCAAAAAATCTATCA AAACTACAAAGGCGAGAAATACGTCGGAATGTTTCAATTAAGCACACCGACGTTACTTCTGTTAGAACctgaaataataaaacaaattttagtgaAGGATTTCCAACACTTTACCGATAGAGGACATCATTATGACGGAGAAAGAGAACCACTAACAGCAAACTTAGTTAATTTGGAAGGAACAAAATGGCGCATCTTGAGACACAAATTAACCCCAACATTTAGTTCTGGCAAGATTAAAAATATGATGCATCTTTTACACGACTGCGGTAAACAACTTCTGCAATACTTACAG gataatatgaaaaattcaaatgagatGGAAATTGAAATGAGAGAATTTACAGCTAAATTTACCACTGATGTAATAGGATCGTGCGCTTTCGGATTACATTTCAACTCAATGTCAAAAGAATCGTCAGACTTTCGACGAATGGGTCGAGAAGTTTTGCAACCTTCTAAAATTTCCGCTCTTTCGAAACTTGTACGCGTATTTTTTCCGGCTCTGTTCAAAATCCTTAATTTACGAACGTTTCCGAAAGAagttaacgatttttttctctccatgGTTTCGGAAACTTTGAAACATCGTCGAACGCACAACATCCATCGTGAAGATTTCTTACAAATGTTGGCCGATTTACGCGAAACAAAAGATCACACAAATCCTGAATCCGATCAAgattttgaagtag ATTTGTCAGATAATTTGATTGCGGCGCAAGCTTTTGTATTCTTTTTGGCTGGATTTGAAACATCATCGACAACGTTGAGCTTTTGTTTACATGAATTAGCTGTTAACaaagaaattcaacaaaatgtgTACGAAGAAATAAAAACGACGGTGGAGAAAAATGGCACAACCCTGACTTATGAATCTTTGAAAGATCTAGTTCTATTGGAACAATGCTTATACG AAACGATGCGAAAATACCCTCCAGTTCAAGCACTAGCGCGAATATGTACGAAATCATACCAGATACCGGAAACTTCGGTTACTATTGATGAAGGAACTGCAGTTCTCATTCCTGTGTACGCTTTACatcatgatgaaaaatattacgaaaatccGGAAACTTTCGACCCTCAGAGATTCTCTAAAGAAAATATGAATCAACGACAATTTGGTATTTATTTACCATTTGGCGATGGACCACGAATCTGTATAG GTAAAAGATTTGCCTTATTGGAAATGAAATTAGCTCTGGCTACTTTTTTGTACAAGTATGAAATCAACGTTTGTTCGAAAACACGTCATCCACTACCTTTAGATCCTCGCGCTTTCATATTAGCTCCAAGAGATGGAATTTGGTTAAAGATACATCCTAGAACAAACTCGTGTCAATTGTAG
- the LOC135831740 gene encoding uncharacterized protein LOC135831740: protein MNIGSVGTPASGAVSGRFSHAASSHVAASQRLLQLNHGYDVSASPGTPLGIRDKNRLIPSRKREEKAAVQNLQRRIELGKILHSSVNEDFMRVVYGRKMTLENVPPFLKKITSNRSINYVHDEDCQEDIHDNEFIQEALLWHNIYRRHHNSPPLKISAQLCGKAQAWANHLAHTNTFLYENDKSVGQNIYCRLTSDAQIEVPAQEIVSFWYSCYKNYTYNKEPDTLHININAGNFTQLVWRSTRYFGIGRARSRAGKFLVVANYQPVGNIGGLFKENVLPPTLNKEFM from the exons ATGAACATTGGTAGCGTTGGAACTCCAGCGTCAGGCGCAGTATCTGGTCGATTTTCGCATGCAGCCTCCTCTCACGTCGCTGCCAGTCAACGTTTGCTTCAACTTAACCATGGTTACGATGTCTCAGCGTCGCCGGGGACGCCGTTAGGAATCAGAGATAAGAATCGTCTAATTCCGAGTAGGAAAAGAGAGGAAAAGGCTGCCGTACAGAATCTCCAGAGACGTATAgagttgggtaaaattttacattccaGCGTCAACGAAGATTTCATGCGCGTAGTATACGGCCGGAAAATGACGCTGGAAAACGTGCCACCGTTTTTGAAGAAA ATTACCAGCAATCGATCAATCAATTACGTACACGATGAGGATTGTCAAGAGGATATTCACGACAATGAATTCATTCAAGAAGCGTTACTTTGGCATAATATTTATAGACGACATCATAACTCACCACCTTTGAAAATCAGTGCTCAG tTATGTGGAAAAGCTCAGGCGTGGGCTAATCATCTGGCTCATACAAATActtttttatatgaaaatgataaatcagTTGGACAAAATATCTATTGTAGATTAACTTCTGATGCTCAAATTGAAGTTCCAG ctCAAGAAATTGTGTCATTTTGGTACAGTTGTTACAAAAACTACACATACAACAAAGAACCCGATACGTTGCATATCAATATAAACGCAg gTAATTTCACTCAATTGGTATGGAGAAGCACTCGGTACTTTGGTATAGGAAGAGCTCGTAGCAGGGCGGGAAAATTTCTAGTGGTAGCCAATTATCAACCAGTCGGCAATATTGGTGGATTATTCAAAGAAAACGTATTACCGCCAACGTTGAATAAAGAATTTATGTAG
- the iav gene encoding transient receptor potential cation channel subfamily V member 1 isoform X1 — translation MGIAWCSFSKNDINAGSILDRVISQSSNEDECLLYRLANYKKGGELIDAYNTGGQAEVEKLIREQFSAFMYNDGRGQTINRSEYLRWRFRNQNQVILPIEACLSRHDPLGKWRDHEACWQMQYRGSLGETLLHVLIICDTKIHTKLARLLLKCYPRLSIDCVEGEEYLGASALHLAIAYNNNELVQDLIEAGANVNQRAIGSFFLPRDQQGRHPSRHTDYEGLAYLGEFPLSWSACCANETVYNLLLDNGANPDLQDSFGNMILHMVVVGDKLDMFGYALRHPKVPASNGIQNHAGLTPLTLACKLGRASVFREMLELSCREFWRYSNITCSAYPLNALDTLLPDGRTNWNSALFIILNGTKEEHLDMLDGGIIQRLLEEKWKTFARRQFLKRLAILFLHLFMLSMAIYLRPTEPDEPLLGGMEWHDITRYCFEVGTVCGVLSYIIIQQGGEMLNQGFCSFIKQLPNEPAKAIFLISNILILACIPFRLTGDKQTEEAILVFAVPGSWFLLMFFAGAVRLTGPFVTMVYSMITGDMLTFGIIYSIVLFGFSQTFYFLYKGSPGVEDSLYSSYPSTWMALFQITLGDYNYSELGSTVYPALSKTVFTIFMVLVPILLLNMLIAMMGNTYAHVIEQSEKEWMKQWAKIVVALERAVNQKDAQRYLQEYSIKLGPGDDPSTEQRGVMVIKSKSKTRAKQRKGAVSNWKRVGKVTINALRKRGMTGEQLRRIMWGRESISTPVKNALSKANTLDQANEVGNSTSTFSGALTAALDVMAFSHDIDLTGKNKPSGRKISKDSYALSQNISGSSPDISDDPFRQLVLTADDPRAKEKELSNLAAAAAAYVEISQETAKVEPASGNQSLSTSLSIKQEPCLIFLEQSDSDSFDKDYHLLGQQSRARRVRSAQIRNARKESTASSTNTRKLYPTNFPDMETSSNTSSLEYNTYYANPPSYASSTCQLNTSSEHAALFQKNSHPKQRPKTAKVNRVGPSPIVPHRIGSALHSESRQIEILPDPLEPWSIRGITNMNTILAWDHSDPDT, via the exons ATGGGTATAGCCTGGtgctcattttctaaaaatgatatCAACGCTGGATCCATTCTCGATCGAGTGATTTCTCAATCATCTAACGAAGATGAATGTTTGCTGTATCGTTTAGCTAATTATAAAAAAGGCGGCGAATTGATCGATGCTTATAATACAGGAGGTCAAGCAgaagtagaaaaattaattagagAACAATTTTCAGCATTTATGTACAACGATGGTAGAGGACAAACGATCAATCGTTCTGAATATCTTCGATGGAGATTTCGTAATCAAAATCAG GTAATTTTACCAATTGAAGCATGTCTCAGTCGTCACGATCCTCTAGGGAAATGGAGGGATCACGAAGCTTGTTGGCAAATGCAGTATAGGGGTTCCTTGGGGGAAACATTACTACACGTTTTGATAATTTGCGACACAAAAATCCACACGAAATTGGCACGATTATTACTCAAGTGTTATCCACGATTGTCCATAGATTGCGTGGAAGGAGAAgaatatttag GGGCTAGTGCACTACACCTCGCCATAGCTTACAATAATAACGAATTGGTGCAGGATTTAATCGAAGCAGGAGCTAATGTTAATCAGAGGGCTATAG gtAGCTTCTTTTTACCAAGAGATCAACAAGGAAGACACCCTTCTCGCCATACCGATTACGAGGGTTTAGCTTATTTAGGAGAATTTCCTCTATCTTGGTCAGCATGCTGCGCTAATGAAACTGTTTATAATTTATTACTGGATAATGGAGCCAATCCAGATTTGCAGGATTCATTTGGCAACATGATCTTACACATGGTGGTTGTTGGAGATAAATTG GATATGTTTGGATATGCACTTCGTCATCCTAAAGTTCCTGCCAGCAATGGTATACAAAATCATGCCGGATTAACACCGCTCACTTTGGCATGTAAACTAGGACGAGCATCTGTATTTCGCGAGATGTTGGAATTAAGCTGCAGAGAATTTTGGAGATACAGTAATATCACTTGTTCGGCGTATCCATTAAATGCTCTTGATACATTGCTACCGGATGGAAGaacaa ATTGGAATTCCGCATTATTCATTATCCTTAATGGAACCAAAGAAGAACATTTAGATATGTTAGATGGTGGTATCATACAACGacttttggaagaaaagtggAAAACATTTGCTCGG aGACAATTTCTCAAAAGATTGGCGATATTATTCTTGCATTTGTTCATGTTGAGCATGGCCATTTACTTAAGACCCACCGAACCAGACGAACCCCTTTTAGGAGGAATGGAATGGCACGATATTACTAGGTATTGCTTCGAAGTAGGCACAGTTTGCGGAGTTTTATCTTACATCATTATACAACAGGGTGGCGAGATGTTGAATCAAGGATTCTGTAGTTTTATTAAACAATTG ccgAATGAACCGGCGAAAGCAATTTTCCTCATTTCAAATATCTTGATATTGGCATGTATCCCATTTCGTTTAACAGGCGATAAACAAACCGAAGAAGCTATCTTGGTATTTGCTGTTCCAGGATCAtggtttttattaatgtttttcGCTGG cgcTGTTCGATTAACTGGTCCATTTGTAACGATGGTTTATTCTATGATAACTGGCGATATGTTAACTTTCGGTATAATTTATTCGATTGTACTATTTGGATTTTctcaaacattttattttttatataagGGGTCTCCCGGAGTGGAAGACTCGTTGTATAGTTCATACCCCTCTACATGGATGGCTTTGTTTCAAATCACATTGGGCGATTATAAC taTTCAGAACTAGGATCTACCGTTTATCCAGCCTTGAGTAAAACAGTGTTCACTATATTCATGGTGCTTGTACCAATTCTCCTATTGAACATGTTGATCGCTATGATGGGTAACACATACGCTCACGTCATTGAGCAAAGTGAAAAAGAATGGATGAAACag TGGGCAAAAATTGTCGTTGCATTAGAAAGAGCAGTAAATCAAAAAGATGCCCAAAGATATTTACAAGAATACAGCATAAAATTGGGCCCAGGAGACGATCCAAGCACAGAACAACGAGGTGTTATGGTAATCAAGAGTAAAAGTAAAACCAGGGCAAAACAACGAAAAGGAGCTGTATCCAACTGGAAG agAGTTGGTAAAGTGACAATCAACGCATTGAGAAAACGAGGAATGACGGGTGAACAATTGAGACGAATTATGTGGGGACGCGAATCGATTTCGACTCCAGTCAAAAATGCATT GAGCAAAGCAAATACATTAGATCAAGCAAACGAGGTCGGAAACTCAACATCAACATTTTCCGGTGCACTGACTGCGGCTCTCGATGTGATGGCGTTTTCTCACGATATTGATTTAACTGGCAAAAATAAACCTAGCGGTAGGAAAATAAGTAAAGATAGTTACGCTCTGTCTCAAAACATTTCAG GTTCATCCCCAGACATAAGCGATGATCCTTTTCGACAATTGGTACTCACAGCTGATGATCCAAGAGCAAAAGAGAAAGAATTATCGAATCTTGCTGCCGCTGCAGCCGCGTACGTCGAAATCTCg CAAGAAACGGCTAAAGTGGAACCTGCGTCGGGCAATCAATCTCTTTCAACAAGCTTATCCATTAAACAAGAGCCTTGTTTAATTTTCCTCGAACAAAGTGACAGCGATAGTTTCGATAAAG ATTACCATCTATTGGGACAGCAGTCTAGAGCAAGACGAGTTCGTTCGGCTCAAATTCGAAATGCGAGGAAAGAAAGCACAGCTTCTTCTACAAATACGAGAAAATTGTATCCGACGAATTTTCCTGATATGGAAACTAGTTCGAATACATCTTCTTTAGAGTATAATACGTATTACGCTAATCCTCCATCATACGCTTCATCAACATGCCAATTAAATACGTCGTCAGAACACGCAgctctatttcaaaaaaattcccaccCGAAACAACGTCCTAAAACAGCTAAGGTTAATCG GGTAGGGCCATCACCGATTGTACCACATAGAATCGGATCCGCATTGCATTCAGAAAGTAGGCAAATCGAAATACTTCCAGATCCCTTAGAACCTTGGAGTATTCGAGGAATAACCAACATGAACACAATTTTAGCTTGGGATCACAGCGATCCAGATACCTAG
- the iav gene encoding transient receptor potential cation channel subfamily V member 6 isoform X2 — MGIAWCSFSKNDINAGSILDRVISQSSNEDECLLYRLANYKKGGELIDAYNTGGQAEVEKLIREQFSAFMYNDGRGQTINRSEYLRWRFRNQNQVILPIEACLSRHDPLGKWRDHEACWQMQYRGSLGETLLHVLIICDTKIHTKLARLLLKCYPRLSIDCVEGEEYLGASALHLAIAYNNNELVQDLIEAGANVNQRAIGSFFLPRDQQGRHPSRHTDYEGLAYLGEFPLSWSACCANETVYNLLLDNGANPDLQDSFGNMILHMVVVGDKLDMFGYALRHPKVPASNGIQNHAGLTPLTLACKLGRASVFREMLELSCREFWRYSNITCSAYPLNALDTLLPDGRTNWNSALFIILNGTKEEHLDMLDGGIIQRLLEEKWKTFARRQFLKRLAILFLHLFMLSMAIYLRPTEPDEPLLGGMEWHDITRYCFEVGTVCGVLSYIIIQQGGEMLNQGFCSFIKQLPNEPAKAIFLISNILILACIPFRLTGDKQTEEAILVFAVPGSWFLLMFFAGAVRLTGPFVTMVYSMITGDMLTFGIIYSIVLFGFSQTFYFLYKGSPGVEDSLYSSYPSTWMALFQITLGDYNYSELGSTVYPALSKTVFTIFMVLVPILLLNMLIAMMGNTYAHVIEQSEKEWMKQWAKIVVALERAVNQKDAQRYLQEYSIKLGPGDDPSTEQRGVMVIKSKSKTRAKQRKGAVSNWKRVGKVTINALRKRGMTGEQLRRIMWGRESISTPVKNALSKANTLDQANEVGNSTSTFSGALTAALDVMAFSHDIDLTGKNKPSGSSPDISDDPFRQLVLTADDPRAKEKELSNLAAAAAAYVEISQETAKVEPASGNQSLSTSLSIKQEPCLIFLEQSDSDSFDKDYHLLGQQSRARRVRSAQIRNARKESTASSTNTRKLYPTNFPDMETSSNTSSLEYNTYYANPPSYASSTCQLNTSSEHAALFQKNSHPKQRPKTAKVNRVGPSPIVPHRIGSALHSESRQIEILPDPLEPWSIRGITNMNTILAWDHSDPDT, encoded by the exons ATGGGTATAGCCTGGtgctcattttctaaaaatgatatCAACGCTGGATCCATTCTCGATCGAGTGATTTCTCAATCATCTAACGAAGATGAATGTTTGCTGTATCGTTTAGCTAATTATAAAAAAGGCGGCGAATTGATCGATGCTTATAATACAGGAGGTCAAGCAgaagtagaaaaattaattagagAACAATTTTCAGCATTTATGTACAACGATGGTAGAGGACAAACGATCAATCGTTCTGAATATCTTCGATGGAGATTTCGTAATCAAAATCAG GTAATTTTACCAATTGAAGCATGTCTCAGTCGTCACGATCCTCTAGGGAAATGGAGGGATCACGAAGCTTGTTGGCAAATGCAGTATAGGGGTTCCTTGGGGGAAACATTACTACACGTTTTGATAATTTGCGACACAAAAATCCACACGAAATTGGCACGATTATTACTCAAGTGTTATCCACGATTGTCCATAGATTGCGTGGAAGGAGAAgaatatttag GGGCTAGTGCACTACACCTCGCCATAGCTTACAATAATAACGAATTGGTGCAGGATTTAATCGAAGCAGGAGCTAATGTTAATCAGAGGGCTATAG gtAGCTTCTTTTTACCAAGAGATCAACAAGGAAGACACCCTTCTCGCCATACCGATTACGAGGGTTTAGCTTATTTAGGAGAATTTCCTCTATCTTGGTCAGCATGCTGCGCTAATGAAACTGTTTATAATTTATTACTGGATAATGGAGCCAATCCAGATTTGCAGGATTCATTTGGCAACATGATCTTACACATGGTGGTTGTTGGAGATAAATTG GATATGTTTGGATATGCACTTCGTCATCCTAAAGTTCCTGCCAGCAATGGTATACAAAATCATGCCGGATTAACACCGCTCACTTTGGCATGTAAACTAGGACGAGCATCTGTATTTCGCGAGATGTTGGAATTAAGCTGCAGAGAATTTTGGAGATACAGTAATATCACTTGTTCGGCGTATCCATTAAATGCTCTTGATACATTGCTACCGGATGGAAGaacaa ATTGGAATTCCGCATTATTCATTATCCTTAATGGAACCAAAGAAGAACATTTAGATATGTTAGATGGTGGTATCATACAACGacttttggaagaaaagtggAAAACATTTGCTCGG aGACAATTTCTCAAAAGATTGGCGATATTATTCTTGCATTTGTTCATGTTGAGCATGGCCATTTACTTAAGACCCACCGAACCAGACGAACCCCTTTTAGGAGGAATGGAATGGCACGATATTACTAGGTATTGCTTCGAAGTAGGCACAGTTTGCGGAGTTTTATCTTACATCATTATACAACAGGGTGGCGAGATGTTGAATCAAGGATTCTGTAGTTTTATTAAACAATTG ccgAATGAACCGGCGAAAGCAATTTTCCTCATTTCAAATATCTTGATATTGGCATGTATCCCATTTCGTTTAACAGGCGATAAACAAACCGAAGAAGCTATCTTGGTATTTGCTGTTCCAGGATCAtggtttttattaatgtttttcGCTGG cgcTGTTCGATTAACTGGTCCATTTGTAACGATGGTTTATTCTATGATAACTGGCGATATGTTAACTTTCGGTATAATTTATTCGATTGTACTATTTGGATTTTctcaaacattttattttttatataagGGGTCTCCCGGAGTGGAAGACTCGTTGTATAGTTCATACCCCTCTACATGGATGGCTTTGTTTCAAATCACATTGGGCGATTATAAC taTTCAGAACTAGGATCTACCGTTTATCCAGCCTTGAGTAAAACAGTGTTCACTATATTCATGGTGCTTGTACCAATTCTCCTATTGAACATGTTGATCGCTATGATGGGTAACACATACGCTCACGTCATTGAGCAAAGTGAAAAAGAATGGATGAAACag TGGGCAAAAATTGTCGTTGCATTAGAAAGAGCAGTAAATCAAAAAGATGCCCAAAGATATTTACAAGAATACAGCATAAAATTGGGCCCAGGAGACGATCCAAGCACAGAACAACGAGGTGTTATGGTAATCAAGAGTAAAAGTAAAACCAGGGCAAAACAACGAAAAGGAGCTGTATCCAACTGGAAG agAGTTGGTAAAGTGACAATCAACGCATTGAGAAAACGAGGAATGACGGGTGAACAATTGAGACGAATTATGTGGGGACGCGAATCGATTTCGACTCCAGTCAAAAATGCATT GAGCAAAGCAAATACATTAGATCAAGCAAACGAGGTCGGAAACTCAACATCAACATTTTCCGGTGCACTGACTGCGGCTCTCGATGTGATGGCGTTTTCTCACGATATTGATTTAACTGGCAAAAATAAACCTAGCG GTTCATCCCCAGACATAAGCGATGATCCTTTTCGACAATTGGTACTCACAGCTGATGATCCAAGAGCAAAAGAGAAAGAATTATCGAATCTTGCTGCCGCTGCAGCCGCGTACGTCGAAATCTCg CAAGAAACGGCTAAAGTGGAACCTGCGTCGGGCAATCAATCTCTTTCAACAAGCTTATCCATTAAACAAGAGCCTTGTTTAATTTTCCTCGAACAAAGTGACAGCGATAGTTTCGATAAAG ATTACCATCTATTGGGACAGCAGTCTAGAGCAAGACGAGTTCGTTCGGCTCAAATTCGAAATGCGAGGAAAGAAAGCACAGCTTCTTCTACAAATACGAGAAAATTGTATCCGACGAATTTTCCTGATATGGAAACTAGTTCGAATACATCTTCTTTAGAGTATAATACGTATTACGCTAATCCTCCATCATACGCTTCATCAACATGCCAATTAAATACGTCGTCAGAACACGCAgctctatttcaaaaaaattcccaccCGAAACAACGTCCTAAAACAGCTAAGGTTAATCG GGTAGGGCCATCACCGATTGTACCACATAGAATCGGATCCGCATTGCATTCAGAAAGTAGGCAAATCGAAATACTTCCAGATCCCTTAGAACCTTGGAGTATTCGAGGAATAACCAACATGAACACAATTTTAGCTTGGGATCACAGCGATCCAGATACCTAG
- the Polr3G gene encoding uncharacterized protein Polr3G yields the protein MAGRGRGRGRGGGFGRGNPFPGADQLNLNPADKMPVVQIASTPYPVLDHYPASLSVDKEYDELIDITNRLSSYFQASRYNLKMNDENTKLFQSQGEVTLEKKTSLNFNWDYFPLELRPTNKRKIKDQNELLANFRRSKLSSINLSLLDKLEEKEKVEVQDTDLPMEEEGVEGIKKDPDELLEDDENDEFDDDELDDGNDYNMNHFDDGGGYLDEDDELDEGPCY from the exons atggctGGTCGAGGAAGGGGTAGAGGTCGTGGTGGTGGATTTGGTAGAGGAAATCCATTTCCTGGAGCGGATCAATTAAACCTTAATCCAGCTGACAAAATGCCAGTTGTACAAATTGCGTCAACACCTTACCCTGTCTTGGATCACTATCCGGCTTCTTTATCCGTGGATAAAGAATACGACGAGTTAATTGATATCACAAATCGGCTATCTTCGTATTTTCAAGCGTCGcgatataatttgaaaatgaacgatGAAAATACGAAGTTATTTCAGTCGCAAGGAGAAGTAACTTTGGAGAAAAAAACATCTTTGAATTTCAACTGGGATTATTTCCCATTAGAGTTACGGCCAACGAATAAACGCAAGATAAAGGATCAAAATGAGCTTCTGGCTAATTTCCGAAGAAGTAAACTATCGTCCATCAACTTATCATT GTTGGataaattggaagaaaaagagaaagtCGAAGTACAAGATACCGATTTACCTATGGAAGAGGAAGGAGTAGAAGGCATTAAAAAAGACCCAGACGAGCTTCTAGAAGATGATGAAAATGATGAGTTTGATGACGATGAATTGGATGATGGTAACGATTATAATATGAATCATTTCGATGATGGAGGAGGCTATCTTGATGAGGATGATGAATTGGATGAAGGGCCATGTTACTAA
- the Dph3 gene encoding diphthamide biosynthesis protein 3: protein MSIYHDEVEIEDFEYDEEDETYYYPCPCGDRFQISKEELKAGVDVATCPSCSLVIKVIFDPVMMLFIISFLIYAYRSLKFLLISFNDDFMYFEEQFIDENEKQKNINVDKETLKN from the exons ATGTCAATTTACCACGACGAAGTAGAGATAGAGGATTTTGAATACGACGAGGAAGACGAAACTTATTACTATCCATGCCCATGTGGTGATCGATTCCAAATTTCTAAG GAGGAATTGAAAGCTGGAGTTGATGTAGCAACATGCCCGAGTTGTTCGCTGGTAATCAAAGTGATTTTCGACCCGGTAATGATGCTTTTCATTATTTCCTTTCTTATTTACGCTTATCGTTCGTTGAAATTTCTATTGATATCATTTAATGatgattttatgtattttgaa GAACAATTCATTGATGAAAACGAGAAGCAGAAAAACATTAACGTAGATAAAgaaacactgaaaaattaa